A region of Myxococcus stipitatus DSM 14675 DNA encodes the following proteins:
- a CDS encoding pyridoxal phosphate-dependent decarboxylase family protein, translated as MTDPRGRSDSAALSATEFRTLGHQLIDQLGDYLEGLREQPIRSEQSASRIKDLLAEDPFPEEGSPSEHVLGRAFSLLTQNAVSTAHPRFWAYIMGSPSPMGALADLLAAVVNPPVTSYPTCAITVSMEAQTVRWLARLVGFPTDCGGLFLGGGSLANLVAVRAALHARAGWDVRGEGVTGGAGERLCLYASGESHTSILSAVNICGLGSRALRKVGTDRDGRMRVAELEERIQADLRAGHKPFMVVATAGTTGTGAVDALPEIAALCERHGLWFHVDGAYGGFAVLSPDAPSELLALRFADSVVIDPHKWMYIPADVGCLLTRDRRVLYDTFHQGAAYYATSDEQTLLGGPETLQLRDLGPQTTRGLRALKVRLCLQREGKSGYARMIGDDIRLARHLHARVGAEPRLQALTQNLSITTFRYVPEDLAADTAAHRDYLNTLNKQVLLRLQRGGLAYPSHTEVEGMTVLRVCIVNNNTTQADVESLPGWVSRLGAEVDAELRPGREAA; from the coding sequence GTGACAGACCCCCGGGGGCGCTCCGACAGTGCCGCCTTGTCCGCCACCGAGTTCCGGACGCTGGGGCATCAGCTCATCGACCAGCTCGGGGACTATCTGGAGGGACTGCGCGAGCAGCCCATCCGCTCCGAGCAGTCGGCCTCACGCATCAAGGACCTGCTGGCGGAGGACCCGTTCCCGGAGGAGGGCTCGCCGTCCGAGCACGTGCTGGGGCGGGCCTTCTCGCTGCTGACGCAGAACGCCGTCTCCACGGCGCACCCTCGCTTCTGGGCGTACATCATGGGCTCCCCCAGTCCCATGGGGGCCCTGGCGGACCTGCTCGCCGCGGTCGTCAACCCGCCCGTCACCAGCTACCCCACCTGCGCCATCACCGTGTCGATGGAAGCACAGACGGTGCGCTGGCTCGCGCGGCTGGTGGGCTTTCCCACGGACTGTGGTGGGTTGTTCCTGGGCGGTGGCTCCCTGGCGAACCTGGTCGCGGTGCGCGCCGCGCTGCACGCCCGCGCGGGCTGGGACGTGCGCGGCGAGGGCGTGACGGGAGGAGCCGGGGAGCGGCTGTGCCTGTATGCCAGTGGCGAGTCGCACACGAGCATCCTCTCCGCGGTCAACATCTGCGGGCTCGGCTCCCGGGCCCTCCGGAAGGTGGGCACGGACCGGGATGGGCGCATGCGGGTCGCGGAGCTGGAGGAGCGAATCCAGGCGGACCTGAGGGCCGGCCACAAGCCCTTCATGGTCGTCGCGACGGCGGGGACGACGGGCACGGGCGCGGTGGATGCGCTGCCCGAGATTGCCGCCCTCTGCGAGCGTCACGGGCTCTGGTTCCATGTCGACGGGGCCTACGGTGGCTTCGCCGTGCTGTCACCGGACGCGCCCTCGGAGCTGCTGGCGCTGCGCTTCGCGGACTCGGTGGTCATCGACCCGCACAAGTGGATGTACATCCCCGCGGATGTCGGGTGTCTGCTGACGCGGGACCGACGCGTGCTCTACGACACGTTCCACCAGGGCGCGGCCTATTACGCGACCAGCGATGAGCAGACGCTCCTCGGTGGACCGGAGACGCTCCAGCTCCGGGACCTGGGCCCGCAGACGACGCGGGGCCTGCGCGCGCTCAAGGTCCGCCTGTGCCTGCAACGCGAGGGCAAGTCCGGCTACGCGCGGATGATTGGCGACGACATCCGGCTCGCACGCCATCTGCATGCCCGGGTCGGCGCCGAGCCTCGGCTCCAGGCCCTGACGCAGAACCTGAGCATCACCACGTTCCGCTATGTGCCGGAGGACCTCGCGGCGGACACAGCCGCCCATCGCGACTACCTCAACACGCTGAACAAGCAGGTCCTCCTGCGATTGCAGCGCGGTGGCCTCGCGTATCCCTCTCACACGGAGGTGGAAGGGATGACCGTCCTCCGCGTCTGCATCGTGAACAACAACACCACACAAGCGGACGTCGAGAGCCTGCCAGGGTGGGTGTCTCGGCTGGGGGCCGAGGTGGACGCGGAGCTGCGACCCGGCCGGGAGGCCGCCTGA
- the hrpA gene encoding ATP-dependent RNA helicase HrpA, which produces MSGDSPVPTSDGLPTLRFPPELPISSRVEDITAAITAHQVVIVAGATGSGKTTQLPKVLLAMGRGRPRQIGVTQPRRIAATSVAARVARELGTELGTDVGYQIRFEDRSSRGTAVKFMTDGVLLAQIHSDPLLRRYDTIVLDEAHERSLTIDFLLGWLKRILPRRPDLKVVVSSATIETERFSQFFGGAPVIQVEGRTFPVDVLYEPPPEDDELADSVADSVANILSLDPNGDVLVFLPGEREIREAENALNARNLRGTVVQPLYSRLSASEQSRVFASIPERRVILATNVAETSVTIPGIVYVVDTGVARLSRYDSRSGVTRLHVEPVSQASADQRKGRCGRVREGICVRLYDEASFTSRPAFTDPEIKRTGLAGVILRMKSLGLGDVEDFPFLDPPQPKAIAEGWRVLEELGAIEGKERTLTPMGHQLARFPVDPRIARMILAGAEYGCLDEVLIIAAALNLQDPRERPREHAQKADELHKRFRDEHSDFTGLLKLWAFVREADSRGTSHLRRVCRDNFLSFLRVREWRDVQRQLEETVRELRLPRKGQGAPVRGDVLHQALLTGLLSRIGQWNPEQRAYTGAKQTRFLVHPSSALAKKPPAWGMAFELVETSQLFARTVAKLDPEWLAAAAPHLLKRSYSDPHWSEKSARAVVKESATLFGLTVFKERPVALASMDPERARLMFLEHALVRGEYRTRGAFQEKNLQVLERVARLRDKARKSELLDSEALLTFFDQRVPADVTDGAGFEVWRRKAEAADPGVLVLSMEDALAYDPGLSPASYPDAISLHGVSVPVTYIFDPSAADDGITLSVPLLLLAQLVPGELDWTIPGWHREKLTALLEQLPRAQRKSLGPLPELVERLAKELVPFRGPLIPALARAVSRLCDVDVSEESFRAEAVLPYLRTTLRVLDERGKELARSRDADALLEQHGGHARSVLRSAAPASDWERKGLTAWTFGELPPVVTRRVGGLEVRGYPALVDRGATADLVLLETAAAAEAATRTGVRRLLMLAARGHVAVSAARMPQPFPSLDGAPPAKGQGEAFRAQVLARAVDDAFKLAPGTPLPRTKGAFEALLQEGSPRIEQTAREWANAIVVTSGELAQLLAALKAASKGQSGAAAVRDIRSQLAQLFSAKLLESLPFARLVHYPRYLRAAQARLSRAVANPAKDTGKAAPFTPLWETFLTKCATVRDQEAAQELRWTFEELRVSIFAPEVTTPVSVTVAKVSAALAALR; this is translated from the coding sequence ATGTCCGGCGACTCACCCGTCCCCACCTCCGACGGCCTGCCCACCCTGCGCTTCCCCCCTGAGCTCCCCATCTCGAGCCGGGTGGAGGACATCACCGCGGCCATCACCGCCCATCAGGTGGTCATCGTCGCGGGAGCCACCGGCTCGGGGAAGACGACCCAGCTGCCGAAGGTCCTGCTCGCCATGGGTCGCGGCCGCCCTCGCCAGATTGGCGTCACCCAGCCCCGGCGCATCGCCGCGACGAGCGTGGCGGCGCGCGTGGCGCGGGAGCTGGGCACGGAGCTGGGCACGGACGTCGGCTACCAGATTCGCTTCGAGGACCGCTCGTCCCGCGGCACGGCCGTGAAGTTCATGACCGATGGCGTCCTGCTCGCGCAGATTCACAGCGACCCGCTGCTGCGCCGCTATGACACCATCGTGCTCGACGAAGCCCACGAGCGCAGCCTCACCATCGACTTCCTGCTCGGGTGGCTCAAGCGCATCCTCCCCCGGCGCCCCGACCTCAAGGTGGTCGTGAGCTCCGCCACCATCGAGACCGAGCGCTTCTCGCAGTTCTTCGGAGGCGCTCCGGTCATCCAGGTGGAGGGCCGCACCTTTCCGGTGGACGTGCTCTACGAGCCGCCCCCCGAGGACGACGAACTCGCGGACTCCGTCGCCGACTCGGTGGCGAACATCCTCTCGCTCGACCCGAACGGGGACGTGCTGGTGTTCCTCCCCGGGGAGCGGGAGATTCGCGAGGCCGAGAACGCCCTGAACGCGCGCAACCTCCGGGGCACGGTGGTGCAGCCCCTGTACTCGCGCCTGTCGGCCTCCGAGCAGTCGCGGGTCTTCGCCTCCATCCCCGAGCGCCGGGTCATCCTCGCCACCAACGTCGCGGAGACGTCGGTCACCATCCCGGGAATCGTGTACGTCGTGGACACGGGCGTGGCGCGCCTGTCGCGCTACGACTCCCGCTCGGGCGTCACGCGCCTGCACGTCGAGCCGGTCTCCCAGGCCAGCGCCGACCAGCGCAAGGGGCGCTGCGGCCGCGTGCGCGAGGGCATCTGCGTGCGGCTCTACGACGAGGCGAGCTTCACGTCGCGGCCCGCCTTCACGGACCCGGAGATCAAGCGCACGGGGCTCGCGGGGGTCATCCTGCGGATGAAGTCCCTGGGCCTCGGCGACGTCGAGGACTTCCCCTTCCTCGACCCGCCGCAGCCCAAGGCCATCGCCGAGGGCTGGCGGGTGCTCGAGGAGCTCGGGGCCATCGAGGGCAAGGAGCGCACGCTGACGCCGATGGGGCACCAGCTCGCGCGCTTCCCGGTGGACCCACGCATCGCGCGGATGATTCTCGCCGGCGCCGAGTACGGGTGCCTGGACGAGGTGCTCATCATCGCCGCGGCGCTCAACCTCCAGGACCCGCGCGAGCGGCCCCGGGAGCACGCGCAGAAGGCGGACGAGCTGCACAAGCGCTTCCGGGACGAGCACTCGGACTTCACGGGGCTCCTCAAGCTGTGGGCCTTCGTGCGCGAGGCCGACAGCCGGGGCACGTCCCATCTGCGGCGCGTGTGTCGGGACAACTTCCTGTCCTTCTTGCGGGTGCGCGAGTGGCGGGACGTGCAGCGCCAGCTCGAGGAGACCGTCCGCGAGCTGCGCCTGCCGCGCAAGGGGCAGGGCGCTCCGGTGCGCGGCGACGTCCTGCACCAGGCGCTCCTCACCGGGCTGCTGTCCCGCATCGGCCAGTGGAACCCGGAGCAGCGCGCCTACACGGGCGCGAAGCAGACGCGCTTCCTGGTCCACCCCTCGTCCGCGCTCGCGAAGAAGCCCCCGGCCTGGGGGATGGCGTTCGAGCTCGTGGAGACGTCCCAGTTGTTCGCGCGCACCGTGGCGAAGCTCGACCCGGAGTGGCTCGCGGCGGCGGCCCCCCACTTGCTCAAGCGCAGCTACTCCGACCCGCATTGGTCGGAGAAGTCCGCGCGCGCCGTCGTGAAGGAGAGCGCGACCCTCTTCGGGCTCACGGTCTTCAAGGAGCGCCCCGTGGCCCTGGCCAGCATGGACCCGGAGCGCGCGCGGCTGATGTTCCTCGAGCACGCCCTGGTGCGCGGCGAGTACCGCACCCGCGGGGCGTTCCAGGAGAAGAACCTCCAGGTGCTCGAGCGCGTGGCGCGCCTCCGGGACAAGGCCCGGAAGAGCGAGCTGCTCGACAGCGAGGCGCTGCTGACGTTCTTCGACCAGCGTGTTCCCGCGGACGTGACGGACGGAGCGGGCTTCGAGGTCTGGCGCCGCAAGGCCGAGGCGGCCGACCCTGGCGTGCTCGTCCTCTCGATGGAGGATGCCCTCGCGTACGACCCGGGCCTGTCCCCGGCGAGCTACCCGGATGCCATCAGCTTGCACGGGGTGAGCGTGCCGGTGACGTACATCTTCGACCCCTCGGCCGCGGACGACGGCATCACCTTGAGCGTGCCGCTGCTGCTGCTCGCCCAGCTGGTCCCCGGGGAGCTCGACTGGACCATCCCCGGGTGGCATCGGGAGAAGCTCACCGCCCTGCTCGAGCAGCTCCCTCGCGCCCAGCGCAAGTCCTTGGGGCCTCTGCCGGAGTTGGTCGAGCGTCTCGCGAAGGAGCTGGTGCCCTTCCGCGGGCCGTTGATTCCGGCGCTCGCGCGCGCGGTGTCTCGCCTGTGCGACGTGGACGTGTCCGAGGAGTCCTTCCGGGCGGAGGCCGTGCTGCCGTACCTGCGGACCACGCTCCGGGTGCTCGACGAGCGGGGAAAGGAGCTGGCGCGGAGCCGCGACGCCGACGCGCTGCTGGAGCAGCACGGAGGACATGCGCGCTCCGTGCTGCGCAGCGCGGCGCCGGCTTCGGATTGGGAGCGCAAGGGGCTGACGGCCTGGACCTTCGGCGAGCTGCCCCCCGTGGTCACCCGGCGGGTCGGAGGGCTCGAGGTCCGCGGCTATCCCGCGCTCGTCGACCGGGGCGCCACCGCGGACCTGGTGCTGCTCGAGACGGCCGCCGCCGCCGAAGCGGCCACCCGCACGGGAGTCCGCCGGCTCCTGATGCTCGCGGCGCGTGGGCACGTGGCTGTCAGCGCCGCGCGCATGCCGCAGCCCTTCCCGTCCCTGGACGGCGCTCCGCCCGCGAAGGGGCAGGGGGAGGCTTTCCGCGCGCAGGTCCTCGCACGCGCCGTCGATGATGCGTTCAAGCTCGCACCGGGCACGCCGCTGCCTCGCACGAAGGGGGCCTTCGAGGCGCTGCTCCAAGAGGGCTCACCGCGAATCGAGCAGACCGCGCGGGAGTGGGCGAACGCCATCGTGGTCACCTCGGGGGAGCTCGCGCAGCTGCTCGCCGCGCTCAAGGCGGCATCCAAGGGGCAGAGCGGCGCGGCGGCCGTGCGGGACATCCGCTCGCAGCTTGCGCAGCTGTTCTCCGCGAAGCTCCTGGAGTCGCTCCCCTTCGCGCGGCTGGTTCACTACCCCCGCTATCTGCGCGCGGCCCAGGCGCGGCTGTCGCGTGCGGTGGCGAACCCCGCGAAGGACACGGGAAAGGCCGCGCCGTTCACGCCCCTGTGGGAGACCTTCCTCACGAAGTGCGCCACCGTGCGCGACCAGGAGGCGGCACAGGAGCTGCGGTGGACCTTCGAGGAGCTCCGCGTTTCCATCTTTGCCCCGGAGGTGACGACCCCCGTGTCGGTGACGGTGGCGAAGGTCAGCGCGGCGCTCGCGGCCCTGCGATAG
- a CDS encoding fatty acid desaturase family protein, with the protein MTQSESSAVERAPQDGREWPVLGTQSSHLLPKEAWQEVRTLHKVRPWRSAWLYAIVYGAIALAFAAEAYFHHPLVTLLAIIFIAGRQHSLYILNHDASHFGLFRSHKANVTVGTVLSNLVMFHHPEAWSFVQWRRVHLLHHRNLFTKEDPNWLGRQLRGDTTRPYAPGRLVWTCLKAGLLSGLDFFRSRQDYVPPKGDTTVKWRDNHLRALFLPFRDDPEMERERRIKLLFFAVALAGVAYFNLWRPFLLLWVLPMYTVYPMILTLMDLTEHRWTLESDDLNVNARSTRLGLLPRIFISTLPRTLHREHHVFPGVVAVDLPLLSALLCKSGLSPEPARGLRALYRELSEMASNATPPPDTAPPPAAALPEPSSPR; encoded by the coding sequence ATGACACAATCAGAATCCAGCGCGGTGGAGCGCGCGCCCCAGGATGGGCGCGAATGGCCGGTGCTCGGCACCCAGTCCAGTCACCTGCTTCCCAAGGAGGCCTGGCAGGAGGTCCGCACGCTGCACAAGGTCCGGCCCTGGCGCAGTGCCTGGCTCTACGCGATCGTCTATGGGGCCATCGCGCTCGCCTTCGCGGCGGAGGCGTACTTCCACCATCCCCTGGTGACGCTCCTCGCCATCATCTTCATCGCGGGGCGGCAGCACTCGCTCTACATCCTGAACCACGACGCGAGCCACTTCGGCCTCTTCCGCTCGCACAAGGCCAACGTCACCGTCGGCACGGTGCTGTCCAACCTGGTGATGTTCCATCACCCGGAGGCCTGGTCCTTCGTCCAGTGGCGGCGGGTGCACCTCCTGCACCACCGCAACCTGTTCACGAAGGAGGACCCCAACTGGCTGGGGCGGCAACTGCGCGGGGACACCACGCGCCCCTACGCCCCGGGCCGCCTGGTGTGGACCTGCCTCAAGGCGGGGCTCCTGAGCGGGCTCGACTTCTTCCGCAGCCGTCAGGACTACGTGCCCCCGAAGGGAGACACCACCGTCAAGTGGCGGGACAACCACCTGCGGGCCCTGTTCCTCCCGTTCCGGGATGACCCGGAGATGGAGCGGGAGCGGCGCATCAAGCTGCTCTTCTTCGCCGTCGCGCTGGCCGGCGTGGCCTACTTCAATCTGTGGCGCCCCTTCCTGCTGCTGTGGGTGCTGCCCATGTACACCGTGTACCCCATGATTCTCACGCTCATGGACCTGACCGAGCACCGCTGGACGTTGGAGTCGGACGACCTCAACGTCAACGCGCGCTCCACCCGGCTGGGATTGCTTCCCCGCATCTTCATCAGCACCCTGCCACGCACGCTGCACCGCGAGCACCACGTGTTTCCGGGCGTGGTCGCGGTGGACCTGCCCCTGCTGAGTGCGCTCTTGTGCAAGTCCGGGCTCTCTCCCGAGCCCGCCAGGGGGCTGAGGGCTCTCTACCGGGAGCTCTCCGAGATGGCCTCGAATGCGACCCCGCCTCCTGACACCGCGCCCCCGCCCGCCGCCGCGCTCCCCGAGCCCTCCTCCCCCCGGTGA
- a CDS encoding DUF4440 domain-containing protein codes for MSGIIEVSQREVLEFHRVLEAWLRGAIPHTAAEASRMGDAFGPRCVLVAPGGVVEEKAVLMARLFQAHGSKPDMEITIDQFAPVWTREDVALVSYIEWRKSGGQTTGRYASVLFQAAPQAPAGVHWLHIHETWMAAHGPR; via the coding sequence ATGTCAGGCATCATTGAAGTCAGTCAGCGCGAGGTCCTCGAGTTTCATCGCGTGCTCGAAGCGTGGCTGCGCGGCGCGATACCCCACACGGCCGCGGAGGCCTCGCGCATGGGGGATGCCTTTGGCCCCCGCTGCGTGCTCGTGGCCCCCGGAGGCGTGGTGGAGGAGAAGGCCGTGCTGATGGCCCGGCTCTTCCAAGCCCACGGCTCCAAGCCCGACATGGAAATCACCATCGACCAGTTCGCTCCGGTGTGGACTCGCGAGGACGTGGCCCTCGTGAGCTACATCGAGTGGCGGAAGTCCGGCGGACAGACGACGGGCCGCTACGCCAGCGTGTTGTTCCAAGCGGCGCCCCAGGCCCCCGCCGGTGTCCACTGGCTGCACATCCACGAGACGTGGATGGCGGCCCACGGCCCCCGCTAG
- a CDS encoding YybH family protein, with protein sequence MSRPPLPSIVLGLMLLTEPVLAQSPPAPAAPVRLPDVTLPPALDRVLRDYERAWRAGDAAALAALFAEDGFVLQSNRPPVRGRAAIRAAYEGQGGSLLQLRALAFAAEETSGYIIGAYGYGKNATDTGKFTLTLRRTPGGPWLIVSDMDNANAPPRQR encoded by the coding sequence ATGAGCCGCCCTCCCCTGCCGTCCATCGTCCTCGGCTTGATGCTGTTGACCGAGCCCGTTCTCGCCCAGAGCCCGCCGGCCCCCGCCGCCCCCGTGCGACTCCCCGATGTCACCTTGCCTCCCGCGTTGGACCGCGTGCTGCGCGACTACGAGCGGGCCTGGCGCGCGGGCGATGCGGCCGCGCTGGCCGCGCTGTTCGCGGAAGATGGGTTCGTCCTCCAGAGCAACCGCCCCCCTGTCCGCGGTCGAGCAGCCATCCGAGCCGCCTATGAGGGCCAAGGAGGCAGCCTCTTGCAGCTCCGCGCGCTCGCGTTCGCCGCCGAAGAGACGAGTGGCTACATCATCGGCGCCTACGGTTACGGCAAGAACGCCACCGACACGGGAAAGTTCACCCTCACCCTGCGTCGCACACCCGGTGGGCCGTGGTTGATCGTCTCGGACATGGACAACGCGAACGCACCACCGCGACAGCGGTAG
- a CDS encoding iron-containing redox enzyme family protein — translation MSTQSNPQSLHAEVKAWIYSRDLESIPVGARNQLREQVDLLARNAFQGGDETALTEAHRVLYVINMAQLTAPWEVKRLNVGDPLFAQLKGILEKCWHQASLKKYAPVLESLPPAASFKEWVTQTVRAHPSNISHPIFAFLRDKATFEQLREFFLQETPLEVLFGDIIALMLPGVYGGIKLELAKNFWDEVGHAQDPRVHRNMRFDLMDYLGLPRDIYTERMDLFMREELALVNMYMSMATNRSRMTEILGALLATETMIPGRFDWQIQGWRRVGMGDKPLAYHLEHTTVDVEHANAWMDEIIVPLLARNPAAMPELVLGIMLRLDTAGAVVDRLYDHVKGLRESSLGPYVGTHKVP, via the coding sequence ATGTCGACGCAAAGCAATCCTCAAAGTCTCCACGCGGAAGTGAAGGCGTGGATCTACTCCCGGGACCTCGAGAGCATCCCCGTGGGAGCGCGCAATCAGTTGAGGGAGCAGGTGGACCTCCTGGCTCGGAATGCCTTCCAGGGAGGCGACGAGACCGCGCTCACCGAGGCGCACCGGGTGCTCTACGTCATCAACATGGCCCAGCTCACCGCCCCCTGGGAGGTGAAGCGCCTCAACGTGGGTGATCCGCTATTTGCCCAGCTCAAGGGAATCCTGGAGAAGTGTTGGCATCAGGCCTCCCTGAAGAAGTACGCCCCCGTCCTCGAATCGCTGCCGCCGGCCGCCTCGTTCAAGGAGTGGGTGACCCAGACGGTGCGCGCCCACCCGTCCAACATCTCGCACCCCATCTTCGCCTTCCTGCGGGACAAGGCCACCTTCGAGCAGCTCCGGGAGTTCTTCCTCCAGGAGACGCCGCTCGAGGTGCTCTTCGGGGACATCATCGCGTTGATGCTCCCGGGCGTCTATGGCGGCATCAAGCTGGAGCTGGCCAAGAACTTCTGGGATGAGGTGGGCCATGCGCAAGACCCGCGCGTCCACCGCAACATGCGCTTCGACCTCATGGACTACCTGGGCCTGCCCCGGGATATCTATACGGAGCGCATGGACTTGTTCATGCGGGAGGAGCTCGCGCTCGTCAACATGTACATGAGCATGGCGACGAACCGCTCCCGGATGACGGAAATCCTCGGCGCGCTCCTGGCGACCGAGACCATGATTCCCGGCCGCTTCGACTGGCAGATTCAAGGCTGGCGCCGCGTGGGCATGGGCGACAAGCCGCTGGCGTACCACCTGGAGCACACCACGGTGGATGTGGAGCACGCCAACGCCTGGATGGACGAAATCATCGTCCCGCTGCTCGCGCGCAACCCGGCCGCCATGCCGGAGCTCGTCCTGGGCATCATGCTCCGTCTGGACACCGCGGGTGCCGTCGTCGACCGCCTCTATGACCACGTGAAGGGTCTGCGGGAGTCCTCCCTCGGCCCCTACGTCGGCACGCACAAGGTCCCTTGA
- a CDS encoding DUF3291 domain-containing protein, translating to MTTPRYQVAQLAISLAREPLDHPLMQDFVAQLRPVNELADRSPGFVWRLQTDAGNATGVRGYDNPLILLNMSTWESVETLFDFVYRSEHVVPFRERRKWFLPVEGPPYVLWWVPAGHQPTVLEAKERLERLQREGPSPEAFDFRHRFPSPDQLTLPAAAQSPQKTDAA from the coding sequence ATGACCACTCCTCGTTATCAGGTGGCCCAGCTGGCGATTTCGCTGGCGCGCGAGCCGCTCGACCATCCGCTGATGCAAGACTTTGTCGCGCAGCTCCGTCCGGTGAATGAGCTGGCGGACCGCTCGCCCGGCTTCGTCTGGCGGCTTCAGACCGACGCGGGCAATGCCACGGGGGTGCGTGGGTACGACAACCCGCTCATCCTCCTGAACATGTCCACGTGGGAGTCCGTCGAGACTCTCTTCGACTTTGTCTATCGCAGCGAGCACGTCGTTCCCTTCCGGGAGCGCAGGAAGTGGTTCCTCCCCGTCGAAGGTCCCCCCTACGTGCTCTGGTGGGTCCCCGCGGGGCACCAGCCCACCGTCCTCGAGGCCAAGGAGCGGCTGGAGCGCCTCCAGCGAGAAGGCCCGTCCCCGGAGGCCTTCGACTTCCGGCACCGCTTTCCTTCACCCGACCAGCTGACCCTGCCCGCGGCCGCCCAGAGCCCGCAGAAGACCGACGCGGCTTGA
- a CDS encoding tautomerase family protein has protein sequence MPYINVQLTGDKLATEKKLELIQRITQVFVDVLQKDPGHTFIVIQEIEPENWGVHGTSVALRRAARARGEKV, from the coding sequence GTGCCCTACATCAACGTCCAGCTCACCGGGGACAAACTCGCCACCGAGAAGAAGCTGGAGCTCATCCAGCGCATCACCCAGGTCTTCGTGGACGTGCTGCAGAAGGACCCGGGCCACACCTTCATCGTCATCCAGGAGATCGAGCCCGAGAACTGGGGCGTCCACGGGACCAGCGTGGCGTTGCGGCGCGCGGCGCGGGCCCGGGGTGAGAAAGTCTAA
- a CDS encoding MBL fold metallo-hydrolase yields the protein MQPESSKPPAPATFKVHVVNSGCEGLFTNAFAVETARSVVAIDAMMRVSDARALRAKIDSIGKPLVALLITHGHPDHYNGGFEVTAGLDVPMVATRGVDQVIHRIDDAKEKQWKPVFGEDWPAKRRFPNRIVKEGETLTFDGVPFTVGEVGEGESHWDSYWVVGATSPVAFVGDILFNGVHSFMNDGHSALWLKNLDLLEKKLSACKTLYSGHGEAAATREGLETQRRYLHAYRDAVRKLAKGRPTLDDAAKAELVRLMKAHLATDYLEAFITAGANAVAAELAKAAEASP from the coding sequence ATGCAACCCGAGAGCAGCAAGCCCCCCGCCCCCGCCACGTTCAAGGTCCACGTCGTCAACTCGGGCTGTGAGGGGTTGTTCACCAATGCCTTCGCCGTCGAGACGGCGCGCTCGGTCGTCGCCATCGACGCGATGATGCGGGTCTCCGACGCGCGGGCGCTCCGGGCCAAGATCGACTCCATTGGCAAGCCGCTGGTCGCCCTGCTCATCACCCATGGACACCCGGACCACTACAACGGCGGGTTCGAGGTCACCGCGGGCCTGGACGTGCCGATGGTCGCGACCCGGGGCGTGGACCAGGTCATCCACCGCATCGACGACGCCAAGGAGAAGCAGTGGAAGCCTGTGTTTGGCGAGGATTGGCCCGCCAAGCGGCGCTTTCCCAACCGCATCGTCAAGGAAGGCGAGACGCTGACCTTCGACGGCGTGCCCTTCACCGTGGGAGAGGTGGGCGAGGGCGAGTCCCATTGGGACAGCTATTGGGTGGTGGGCGCGACCTCTCCCGTGGCCTTCGTGGGCGACATCCTCTTCAACGGCGTGCACTCGTTCATGAACGATGGCCACTCCGCCCTGTGGCTGAAGAACCTGGACCTCCTCGAGAAGAAGCTGTCCGCGTGCAAGACGCTCTACTCCGGGCACGGAGAGGCGGCGGCCACTCGGGAGGGGCTGGAGACCCAGCGCCGCTACCTGCACGCCTACCGGGACGCGGTGCGCAAGCTCGCCAAGGGGCGCCCCACCCTGGATGACGCGGCGAAGGCGGAGCTCGTCCGGCTGATGAAGGCCCACCTGGCCACCGACTACCTGGAGGCGTTCATCACCGCCGGCGCCAACGCGGTCGCCGCGGAGCTGGCCAAGGCCGCGGAGGCGAGCCCGTGA